The following coding sequences are from one Cystobacter fuscus DSM 2262 window:
- a CDS encoding CheR family methyltransferase, which produces MPPYRTPFANIHALVARRTGTALSELQSRRLDERLAGREGSSSARYVLYLQSPAGAAEFAELIEAISVQKTELFRDESQLEALRTHVLVPLVARARRPLRLWSAGCATGEEVATLLVMLAEVGADPASTVLGTDMSEAAISRARELCFSSEQLQRVPPGVRDRWFVPLGSGRHSLVGHLKERASFLVHNLMEPSYPSTVEGRGFDIIVCRNVLIYFTPESFTRVVESLAERLASEGLLVLSSAEPLLSAPPSLRTLRYADAFFYGRAPPAAPPGVPAPSPSGLPAVRPSQSGLPAVRPSQSGLSAVRPSQSGLPAVSPSRSDAPSEAARGEDSAHREADALFSQVLDAVGNENQPNPQTEETLRRCLWLDPDLSAARYLLGLVFEQRGAWAEAAGEYRRALRSLEEGRARATPFFLNNSRLQVACARAIERVERATPPTSR; this is translated from the coding sequence GTGCCTCCCTACCGCACTCCCTTCGCCAACATCCACGCGCTCGTGGCGCGGCGCACGGGCACGGCCCTGAGTGAGCTGCAGAGCCGTCGCCTCGACGAGCGGCTGGCGGGGCGGGAGGGCAGCTCGAGCGCGCGCTATGTGCTCTACCTCCAATCCCCCGCGGGGGCCGCGGAGTTCGCCGAGCTCATCGAGGCCATCTCCGTGCAGAAGACGGAGCTGTTCCGGGACGAGTCCCAGCTCGAGGCGCTGCGCACGCACGTGCTGGTGCCGCTGGTGGCCCGGGCCCGCCGGCCACTGCGGTTGTGGAGCGCGGGGTGCGCCACGGGCGAGGAGGTGGCCACGCTGCTGGTGATGCTCGCCGAGGTGGGCGCGGATCCGGCCAGCACGGTGCTGGGCACGGACATGTCGGAGGCGGCCATCTCTCGCGCGCGCGAGCTGTGCTTCAGCTCGGAGCAGCTCCAGCGGGTGCCGCCCGGCGTGAGGGATCGCTGGTTCGTGCCCCTGGGCTCGGGCCGCCACTCGCTCGTCGGTCACCTGAAGGAGCGCGCCAGCTTCCTCGTCCACAACCTCATGGAGCCGTCCTACCCCTCGACGGTGGAGGGCCGGGGCTTCGACATCATCGTCTGCCGCAACGTGCTCATCTACTTCACCCCCGAGTCCTTCACCCGGGTGGTGGAGTCGCTCGCCGAGCGGCTCGCGTCCGAGGGGCTGCTGGTGCTCTCCTCCGCCGAGCCGTTGCTGAGCGCTCCTCCGAGCCTGCGCACCCTGCGCTACGCGGACGCGTTCTTCTATGGCCGCGCGCCCCCGGCGGCCCCTCCCGGTGTCCCGGCCCCTTCCCCGTCGGGACTGCCCGCGGTGCGGCCCTCGCAGTCGGGGCTGCCCGCGGTGCGGCCCTCGCAGTCGGGTCTGTCCGCGGTACGTCCCTCGCAGTCGGGGCTGCCCGCGGTGTCTCCCTCCCGGTCGGACGCTCCGTCGGAAGCCGCTCGCGGCGAGGACTCCGCGCATCGCGAGGCCGATGCGCTCTTCAGCCAGGTCCTGGACGCGGTGGGCAACGAGAACCAGCCGAATCCCCAGACGGAGGAAACCCTGCGGCGGTGCCTCTGGTTGGACCCGGATCTGTCCGCGGCGCGCTATCTGCTGGGCCTGGTGTTCGAACAACGCGGCGCGTGGGCGGAGGCCGCGGGCGAGTACCGGCGCGCGCTGCGCTCCCTCGAGGAGGGCAGGGCGCGCGCCACTCCTTTCTTCCTCAACAACTCCCGGCTCCAGGTGGCCTGCGCGCGGGCCATCGAGCGCGTGGAGCGGGCCACTCCCCCCACGTCGCGCTGA
- a CDS encoding hybrid sensor histidine kinase/response regulator codes for MSSAREKLLKQFRELVGVRLERINRRIVELEAGASLEAGRTVLRELHGLKGEARMMGFDAINAVVHEMEELVRSTERADHALSAGSIDALLQAGDAVLVLSGAAVHEPPQPPPEVDKLVRWLKECTRLEQSGLAGAGQGSAAPSSRAAPPPAPPPRPEPLERDEEEVTPAWGSASLNLAAPSLVSRQAPPPAPTPPPAAPRTPGGGRMGGGEPARPVTSAVVTATAAAIGRMPPAAPEPPVRGTGSSPAVRPGERADGSVRIGVASLDRLTSAVTNLTQVSRRRELATTRRLDLARELSLLARVAEDLGPAGAELAERLGRAKELAATLHREEKLLANEELRDLGYVADEVQRLRMLPLSVLFELYPRMVRDLGRELGKEVELKVEGEDTRADRAVVEALRDPLLHLVRNALDHGLESRVDRVAAGKHPRGRLSLVAARDGNRLVLRVEDDGVGLEPALLRRAAVRKGFLDEAAASALTDQAARELIFLSGFTSREVATDISGRGVGLDAVRSSLRALGGDVLVSSEPGEGTRFELRVPVSLTVSPLLFVKVAEETLCLSAAHVSRAVKVEPGHLKDVAGRAVLQVDEQPMPFASLRSLLGLGAEPGLDEGALVLVVRSQGAMAALAVDRVLEESTQAILPLKGLLAHYPHLTGATTLADGRLAMVLSAAHLIASARGLTGSRIARSAAPRPAPAPRRRILVVDDSPLTRELISSLLEAVGYDIVMATDGAEALDLLAQNPVDLVCTDLEMPRVDGLELTRRLKEHPTHKVLPVVILTTRGGEADRQRGLAAGADGYITKGDLVRQDLVDVVGRLLG; via the coding sequence GTGAGCAGCGCGCGGGAGAAGTTGCTCAAACAGTTCCGCGAGCTGGTGGGCGTGCGCCTGGAGCGCATCAACCGCCGCATCGTGGAGCTGGAGGCGGGAGCGAGCCTGGAGGCGGGTCGCACCGTGTTGCGCGAGCTGCACGGCCTCAAGGGCGAGGCGCGGATGATGGGCTTCGACGCCATCAACGCCGTCGTCCACGAGATGGAGGAACTGGTGCGCTCCACCGAGCGCGCCGACCACGCGCTGTCCGCCGGCTCCATCGACGCGCTCCTGCAGGCGGGGGACGCGGTGTTGGTGTTGTCCGGCGCCGCCGTGCACGAGCCTCCGCAGCCACCTCCCGAGGTGGACAAGCTGGTGCGCTGGCTGAAGGAGTGCACCCGCCTCGAGCAGTCCGGCCTCGCGGGGGCGGGGCAGGGGAGCGCGGCCCCCTCGTCCCGCGCGGCTCCTCCTCCCGCGCCTCCCCCTCGCCCCGAGCCCTTGGAGCGGGACGAGGAGGAAGTCACCCCGGCCTGGGGCTCGGCGTCGCTCAACCTCGCGGCTCCGTCACTGGTGTCGCGTCAGGCGCCCCCGCCCGCGCCGACTCCCCCGCCCGCCGCTCCCCGGACGCCGGGAGGAGGCCGGATGGGAGGGGGCGAGCCCGCGCGCCCCGTGACCTCGGCGGTCGTCACGGCCACCGCCGCCGCGATTGGCCGGATGCCGCCCGCGGCGCCCGAGCCTCCCGTCCGGGGCACGGGGTCCTCCCCCGCGGTCCGCCCGGGGGAGCGCGCGGATGGCTCGGTGCGCATCGGCGTGGCGAGCCTGGATCGGTTGACGAGCGCGGTGACCAACCTCACCCAGGTGTCGCGCCGCCGCGAGCTGGCCACCACCCGGCGGTTGGATCTGGCGCGCGAGCTGAGTCTGTTGGCGCGCGTCGCGGAGGACCTGGGCCCGGCGGGCGCGGAGCTGGCCGAGCGGCTGGGCCGCGCCAAGGAACTGGCGGCCACCCTCCACCGAGAGGAGAAGCTGCTGGCCAACGAGGAGCTGAGGGACCTGGGCTACGTGGCCGACGAGGTGCAGCGCCTGCGCATGCTGCCCTTGTCGGTGCTCTTCGAGCTCTACCCGCGCATGGTGCGCGACCTCGGGCGCGAGCTGGGCAAGGAAGTGGAACTGAAGGTGGAGGGCGAGGACACGCGCGCCGACCGGGCCGTGGTGGAGGCGCTGAGGGATCCGCTGCTGCACCTGGTGCGCAACGCCCTGGACCATGGCCTGGAATCGCGCGTGGACCGGGTGGCCGCGGGCAAGCACCCCCGGGGCCGGTTGTCACTGGTCGCCGCGCGCGATGGCAACCGGCTCGTGCTTCGGGTGGAGGATGACGGGGTGGGCCTGGAGCCCGCGCTCCTGCGCCGGGCGGCGGTGCGCAAGGGCTTCCTGGACGAGGCCGCGGCGTCGGCGTTGACGGATCAGGCGGCGCGCGAGCTCATCTTCCTCTCGGGCTTCACCTCCCGCGAGGTGGCCACGGACATCTCCGGACGGGGCGTGGGGCTGGACGCCGTGCGCAGCTCGCTCCGGGCGCTGGGCGGCGACGTGCTGGTGTCGTCCGAGCCGGGGGAGGGCACGCGCTTCGAGCTGCGGGTGCCCGTGTCCCTCACCGTCTCCCCGCTGCTCTTCGTGAAGGTGGCCGAGGAGACGTTGTGCCTGAGCGCCGCCCATGTCTCGCGGGCGGTGAAGGTGGAGCCCGGTCACCTCAAGGACGTGGCCGGGCGCGCGGTGCTGCAGGTGGATGAGCAGCCCATGCCCTTCGCCTCCCTGCGCTCCCTGCTCGGCCTGGGTGCCGAGCCGGGCCTGGACGAGGGCGCGCTGGTGCTCGTGGTGCGCAGTCAGGGCGCCATGGCCGCGCTCGCGGTGGACCGCGTCCTGGAGGAAAGCACCCAGGCCATCCTCCCGCTCAAGGGGCTGCTGGCCCACTACCCCCACCTCACCGGAGCCACCACCCTGGCGGATGGCCGGCTGGCCATGGTGCTGTCCGCGGCGCACCTCATCGCCAGCGCCCGGGGCCTCACCGGCTCGCGCATCGCCCGCTCGGCTGCCCCCCGGCCCGCGCCCGCTCCCCGCCGCCGTATCCTCGTGGTGGACGATTCCCCCCTGACGCGCGAGCTCATCTCCTCCCTGCTGGAGGCCGTGGGCTACGACATCGTCATGGCCACCGACGGAGCGGAAGCCCTGGACCTGCTCGCCCAGAATCCGGTGGACCTGGTCTGCACGGACCTGGAGATGCCGCGCGTGGACGGGCTCGAGCTGACCCGCCGGCTCAAGGAACACCCCACCCACAAGGTTCTCCCCGTGGTCATCCTCACCACCCGTGGCGGAGAGGCGGACCGTCAGCGCGGGCTCGCCGCGGGGGCGGACGGCTACATCACCAAGGGTGACCTGGTGCGTCAAGATCTCGTGGATGTGGTTGGCCGGCTACTCGGCTGA
- a CDS encoding methyl-accepting chemotaxis protein, which translates to MREPKDLKGLSAWTLRPSWWGGVLGLLLALLYGYVTHSLPYEGLGLFLGLVGAVMTMNVLLTSAQERHALRVLWALEQGRLPPTPDNLRRALQEVRRVPGRSFWFTLQGWLGGTLLLAATYTSLAGVHWMVGVRIGLVGVSLGPLSSMLVYLLVVRRSRRAAVLIADKGLSPQEVISALPAERLRLRRRLVLFTAVAVLCPSVFILDVSVSRTMDTFDQILQTRNPQEQQRVVHQARRATGLPLGVLAGLVVVLVLGTAYVAGTALAEPLRALSEDATRIAQGEVRTPRFIPAEDEVWAVSAAFTRMQAQLAQALVQLQRAGLQISSTTEQLVATSADQESGAGEQAVSLNETRATTEELARSAQQIAVNAESVSAMAETTFGAAQSGQRSAAAFLAAMHRMKGDNQAIADAVVRLNKRVQQIGKVVEFINEIADKSDLLALNAELEGTKAGEPGRGFSLVAAEMRRLAENVLSSTLAIERLIDEIRDATQAAVMATEAGLKTTERGASLAAQVDASLGLILELARQTSHAVRSISLATQQQQTGTDQLAAAMGDILRVTEENAEATQQMVVANTDLSALARDLKATVQRFRVADREGA; encoded by the coding sequence GTGAGGGAGCCGAAGGATCTCAAGGGGCTGTCGGCGTGGACCCTGCGGCCGTCCTGGTGGGGCGGGGTGCTGGGCCTGTTGTTGGCCTTGCTGTACGGGTACGTCACGCACTCGCTCCCCTATGAGGGCCTGGGGCTGTTCCTCGGGTTGGTGGGGGCGGTGATGACGATGAACGTCCTGCTGACCTCCGCCCAGGAGCGGCACGCTCTGCGTGTGTTGTGGGCGCTGGAGCAGGGGCGGCTGCCTCCGACCCCGGACAACCTGCGCCGGGCGTTGCAGGAGGTCCGCCGCGTTCCCGGACGCTCCTTCTGGTTCACCCTCCAGGGGTGGTTGGGGGGCACGCTGCTCCTGGCGGCGACCTACACCTCGCTGGCCGGAGTGCACTGGATGGTGGGCGTGCGCATCGGCCTGGTGGGCGTGTCGCTCGGGCCGCTGTCCTCCATGCTCGTCTATCTGCTGGTGGTGCGCCGCAGCCGCCGGGCCGCCGTGCTCATCGCGGACAAGGGCCTGTCGCCGCAGGAGGTCATCTCGGCCCTGCCCGCCGAGCGGTTGCGGCTGCGCAGGCGCCTGGTGTTGTTCACCGCCGTGGCGGTGCTCTGTCCGTCCGTCTTCATCCTCGACGTGTCGGTCAGCCGCACCATGGACACCTTCGATCAGATCCTCCAGACGAGGAATCCCCAGGAGCAACAGCGCGTGGTGCATCAGGCGCGCCGGGCCACGGGCCTGCCGCTGGGGGTGCTCGCCGGGCTGGTGGTGGTGCTGGTGCTGGGCACGGCGTACGTGGCGGGCACGGCGCTCGCCGAGCCGCTGCGTGCCCTGTCGGAGGACGCCACGCGCATCGCCCAGGGCGAGGTGCGCACCCCCCGCTTCATCCCCGCCGAGGACGAGGTGTGGGCCGTGTCCGCTGCCTTCACCCGCATGCAGGCGCAGCTCGCCCAGGCGCTCGTGCAATTGCAGCGCGCGGGGCTGCAGATCTCCTCCACCACCGAGCAGCTGGTGGCGACGTCCGCGGATCAGGAGTCCGGCGCGGGCGAGCAGGCCGTGTCGCTCAACGAGACGCGCGCCACCACCGAGGAGCTGGCGCGCTCGGCGCAGCAGATCGCCGTCAACGCCGAGTCGGTGTCCGCCATGGCGGAGACGACCTTCGGGGCGGCGCAGAGCGGGCAGCGCAGCGCGGCGGCCTTCCTCGCCGCCATGCACCGCATGAAGGGCGACAACCAGGCCATCGCCGACGCCGTGGTGCGGCTCAACAAGCGGGTGCAGCAGATTGGCAAGGTGGTCGAGTTCATCAACGAGATCGCCGACAAGTCGGACCTGCTCGCGCTCAACGCCGAGTTGGAGGGCACCAAGGCGGGCGAGCCCGGCCGGGGCTTCTCGCTCGTGGCGGCGGAGATGCGCCGGCTGGCGGAGAACGTGTTGTCCTCCACCCTGGCCATCGAGCGGCTCATCGATGAAATCCGCGACGCCACCCAGGCCGCGGTGATGGCCACGGAGGCGGGGCTGAAGACGACGGAGCGGGGAGCGTCGCTCGCGGCGCAGGTGGACGCGAGCCTGGGCCTCATCCTCGAGCTGGCGCGGCAGACGTCCCACGCCGTGCGCTCCATCTCGCTCGCCACCCAGCAGCAGCAGACGGGGACGGATCAACTCGCCGCGGCCATGGGCGACATCCTGCGCGTGACGGAGGAGAACGCCGAGGCCACCCAGCAGATGGTGGTCGCCAACACGGACCTGTCCGCGCTCGCGCGCGATTTGAAGGCCACCGTGCAGCGCTTCCGCGTGGCGGACCGGGAGGGAGCATGA
- a CDS encoding methyl-accepting chemotaxis protein encodes MSRPVLSWVHRPFSRPLMGAIVTANVITAALGSRYALLTASLRLKESLTLFLSLMGSFCLAAIAVVWLLALRRLRVLREVEVLRPPVVPERLSQALLENHRLADFAFVATLVGWLLAAAFANVALWSLGGFTGSLVELRTCLPGLLFGPLAALLTYCMVTLRSRAVGLYLSSRGLTHPQAIAVAPKRAQIRLRLILFTAIVVVTPAVFIWDVSSVLTHRAYDELLATSPDRQAALVEELRMDAIEVGGAMCLLVFAVALAAAYLGGTLLGRPMRQLGEAAHHIAEGDLSLSRLIPAEDEIWSVSAAFSTMRAHLAGVLAQLQRAGSRIGTTTEEILATSSRYEAGAAEQASSLDQTSATTEELARSARQIAENAGSVAEIAHKTLAAAKAGQASSEAFMETMSRMRHDNQAIAAAVARLNKRVQQIGKIVEFINGVADKSDLLALNAELEGTKAGEVGHGFSLVAAEMRRLAENIIESTKEIEGLIEEVRDASGGAVMATEGGVRATETGTTLAQQVSESLRQIVELAGRTSDAVRAISLATQQQQGGTDLLAEAMADILRITQQSHNATKQVISANGDLSTLARDLRSVVERFQIESSASSAFSSASSSSSSSGALG; translated from the coding sequence ATGAGCCGTCCCGTCTTGTCGTGGGTGCACCGGCCCTTCAGCCGCCCCCTGATGGGCGCCATCGTCACCGCCAACGTCATCACCGCCGCGCTCGGCTCGCGCTACGCGCTGTTGACCGCCAGCCTGCGCTTGAAGGAGAGCCTGACGCTGTTCCTCTCCCTGATGGGCAGCTTCTGCCTGGCGGCCATCGCGGTGGTGTGGTTGCTGGCCCTGCGCCGGCTGCGCGTGCTGCGCGAGGTGGAGGTCCTCCGCCCTCCCGTGGTGCCCGAGCGCTTGAGTCAGGCCCTGCTGGAGAACCACCGACTCGCGGACTTCGCCTTCGTCGCCACGCTGGTGGGGTGGCTGCTGGCCGCCGCGTTCGCCAACGTCGCGCTGTGGAGTCTGGGCGGGTTCACGGGCTCGCTCGTGGAGCTGCGCACCTGCCTGCCGGGCCTGCTCTTCGGGCCGCTCGCCGCGCTGCTCACCTATTGCATGGTCACCCTGCGCTCGCGCGCGGTGGGCTTGTACCTGTCGTCCCGGGGACTGACTCACCCGCAGGCCATCGCCGTGGCGCCCAAGCGCGCGCAGATCCGCCTGCGGCTCATCCTCTTCACCGCCATCGTCGTGGTGACGCCCGCGGTGTTCATCTGGGACGTGTCCTCGGTGCTGACGCACCGGGCCTACGATGAGCTGCTGGCGACGAGCCCGGATCGCCAGGCGGCCCTGGTCGAGGAGCTGCGCATGGACGCCATCGAGGTGGGCGGCGCGATGTGCCTGCTCGTCTTCGCCGTGGCGCTGGCGGCCGCCTACCTGGGTGGCACGCTCCTGGGCCGTCCCATGCGCCAGCTCGGCGAGGCGGCCCACCACATCGCCGAGGGGGACCTCAGCCTGTCCCGCCTCATCCCCGCCGAGGATGAGATCTGGTCCGTCTCCGCCGCCTTCTCCACCATGCGGGCGCACCTGGCGGGCGTGCTCGCGCAGCTCCAGCGCGCCGGCAGCCGCATCGGCACCACCACCGAGGAGATCCTCGCCACCTCCTCGCGCTACGAGGCCGGGGCCGCCGAGCAGGCCAGCTCCCTGGATCAGACGAGCGCCACCACCGAGGAGCTGGCTCGCTCGGCGCGGCAGATCGCCGAGAACGCGGGAAGCGTGGCGGAGATCGCCCACAAGACGCTCGCGGCGGCCAAGGCGGGTCAGGCCAGCTCCGAGGCCTTCATGGAGACCATGAGCCGCATGCGTCACGACAACCAGGCCATCGCCGCGGCGGTGGCCCGGTTGAACAAGCGCGTGCAGCAGATCGGGAAGATCGTCGAGTTCATCAACGGCGTGGCCGACAAGTCGGACCTGCTCGCGCTCAACGCCGAGCTGGAGGGCACCAAGGCCGGTGAGGTGGGGCATGGCTTCTCGCTCGTGGCGGCGGAGATGCGTCGTCTCGCGGAGAACATCATCGAGTCCACCAAGGAGATCGAGGGGCTCATCGAGGAGGTGCGCGACGCGTCGGGTGGCGCGGTGATGGCCACGGAAGGGGGCGTGCGCGCCACCGAGACGGGCACCACGCTCGCCCAGCAGGTCTCCGAGTCGCTGCGGCAGATCGTCGAGCTGGCCGGGCGCACCTCGGACGCGGTGCGCGCGATTTCCCTCGCCACCCAGCAGCAGCAGGGCGGCACGGATCTGCTCGCCGAGGCCATGGCGGACATCCTGCGCATCACCCAGCAGAGCCACAACGCCACCAAGCAGGTCATCAGCGCCAACGGGGACCTGTCCACGCTGGCCCGGGACTTGAGGAGCGTGGTGGAGCGCTTCCAGATCGAATCCTCCGCGTCCTCGGCTTTCTCCTCCGCGTCCTCGTCTTCTTCCTCCTCGGGAGCACTCGGGTGA
- a CDS encoding tetratricopeptide repeat protein gives MRRLALIALPFLLSGCFYPAARGRALETRLDQLDASQVQIQAELKRTREQLDATLPLIDEKIAQVSKALEGLDKASRRSGADIGIQLQKTVEDLAQLRGQVETYVYKIGELEAALARTTEDTDKRLLELKGEQALKEAEARKKAEELKRPTDKKEFLALAQDKAKAGDVVLARQLYGEFLKKWPKDALVAEAHFGLGESYFAEDKCREALFEYGKLLQEHPKAASTPEAYLRSSECFQKLKMQDEARLALEELVKGYPKTDAAKTAKTRLAELDKAKKKGSKK, from the coding sequence ATGCGAAGGCTTGCCCTCATCGCCCTCCCTTTCCTGCTCTCGGGCTGCTTCTACCCGGCGGCCCGCGGACGCGCGCTGGAGACCCGGCTCGATCAACTCGATGCCTCCCAGGTCCAGATCCAGGCGGAGCTCAAGCGCACGCGCGAGCAGCTCGACGCCACGCTGCCGCTCATCGACGAGAAGATCGCCCAGGTCTCCAAGGCCCTGGAAGGCCTGGACAAGGCGTCGCGCCGCTCGGGCGCGGACATCGGCATCCAGCTGCAGAAGACGGTGGAGGACCTGGCCCAGCTGCGCGGTCAGGTGGAGACGTACGTCTACAAGATTGGCGAGCTGGAGGCGGCGCTCGCGAGGACGACGGAGGACACCGACAAGCGGCTGCTCGAGCTCAAGGGAGAGCAGGCGCTCAAGGAGGCCGAGGCCCGCAAGAAGGCCGAGGAGCTCAAGCGCCCCACGGACAAGAAGGAGTTCCTCGCGCTGGCCCAGGACAAGGCCAAGGCCGGTGACGTGGTGCTCGCCCGCCAGCTCTACGGGGAGTTCCTCAAGAAGTGGCCCAAGGACGCGCTCGTCGCCGAGGCCCACTTCGGGCTGGGCGAGAGCTACTTCGCCGAGGACAAGTGCCGCGAGGCCCTCTTCGAGTACGGCAAGCTCTTGCAGGAGCACCCCAAGGCGGCCTCCACGCCAGAGGCCTACCTGCGCTCCTCGGAGTGCTTCCAGAAGCTGAAGATGCAGGACGAGGCGCGGCTGGCGCTCGAGGAGCTCGTGAAGGGCTACCCGAAGACCGATGCGGCCAAGACGGCCAAGACGCGGCTCGCGGAGCTGGACAAGGCCAAGAAGAAGGGAAGCAAGAAATGA
- a CDS encoding chemotaxis protein CheW produces MASIETETRQSYLVFACGGSWYAVPAECAAEVVSFPELTRVPGAAGHLLGVFAHRGEVIPVVDISMLVSGEREPTRRAVLVRLTRGTLALTASRVAGVSQVDGRLEPLGAGGVHLHLRGPARSAQRDVAVIDPEGLFDHLSQGG; encoded by the coding sequence ATGGCCTCGATCGAGACCGAGACACGGCAGTCCTACCTCGTCTTCGCCTGCGGCGGCAGCTGGTATGCCGTGCCCGCCGAGTGCGCGGCGGAAGTGGTCAGCTTTCCGGAGCTGACGCGGGTGCCCGGTGCCGCCGGGCATCTGCTGGGCGTTTTCGCTCACCGCGGGGAGGTCATCCCCGTGGTGGACATCAGCATGTTGGTTTCCGGGGAGCGCGAGCCCACGCGTCGCGCGGTGTTGGTGCGGCTCACGCGCGGCACCCTGGCGCTGACGGCCAGCCGCGTGGCGGGCGTGTCCCAGGTGGATGGCCGCCTGGAGCCGCTGGGCGCTGGCGGGGTGCACCTGCACCTGCGTGGCCCGGCTCGCAGCGCGCAGCGCGACGTGGCGGTCATCGACCCCGAGGGACTGTTCGACCACCTCAGCCAGGGAGGCTGA
- a CDS encoding 5'-nucleotidase, which produces MAREKERAVLLLEQMDALGTAAMAVGARDLTLGAGFLSQTVKGRTLKLLSANLVDAEGKPLFAASTVVTVGGVKFGVVGVSPSGPVSTAKGVKGLPPAKAALSEARRLREKEKVDVVVVLAALPQAEFQPLSVQVGTQVDFLLQSHEGRAFLPQRNDFAVILGGGERGRQVARLELSVEGKSPFQDLSSAERAQQGVKLVEENLQQARRSLAASKDETVRASWLETITSLEKRVQELTLEAKLVGKAGERTFRFSYLQLGSDVVDDPELKRRVERIEPPGSASH; this is translated from the coding sequence ATGGCTCGGGAGAAGGAGCGGGCCGTGCTGTTGCTGGAGCAGATGGATGCCCTGGGCACCGCGGCCATGGCCGTGGGCGCGCGCGATCTCACCCTGGGGGCCGGCTTCCTCTCCCAGACGGTGAAGGGCAGGACGCTCAAGCTGCTGTCCGCCAACCTCGTGGACGCGGAGGGCAAGCCCCTGTTCGCCGCCTCCACCGTGGTGACGGTGGGGGGGGTGAAGTTCGGCGTGGTGGGCGTGTCTCCCTCGGGTCCGGTCTCCACGGCCAAGGGGGTCAAGGGCCTGCCTCCGGCCAAGGCGGCCCTCTCCGAGGCGCGTCGGCTGCGCGAGAAGGAGAAGGTGGACGTGGTGGTGGTGCTCGCGGCGCTTCCCCAGGCCGAGTTCCAACCCCTGTCGGTCCAGGTGGGCACCCAGGTGGACTTCCTCCTCCAGTCCCACGAGGGCCGGGCATTCCTGCCCCAGCGCAACGACTTCGCCGTGATACTCGGGGGGGGAGAACGAGGCCGGCAGGTCGCCCGGCTGGAGCTCTCCGTGGAGGGGAAGAGCCCCTTCCAGGATCTCTCGTCCGCCGAGCGAGCCCAGCAGGGCGTCAAGCTCGTCGAGGAGAACCTCCAGCAGGCCCGGCGCAGCCTCGCGGCCTCCAAGGATGAGACCGTTCGGGCCTCGTGGCTCGAGACGATCACCAGCCTGGAGAAGCGCGTCCAAGAGCTCACCCTCGAGGCGAAGCTGGTCGGGAAGGCGGGCGAGCGCACCTTCCGCTTCTCCTACCTCCAGCTGGGGAGTGATGTGGTGGATGATCCGGAACTGAAGCGGCGCGTGGAGCGAATCGAGCCGCCCGGGTCCGCATCTCATTAG
- the cheB gene encoding chemotaxis-specific protein-glutamate methyltransferase CheB: MGKKVSVLVVDDSHICRQLICEALSRDPDLEVVGTCANGQEALDAARDLRPQVITMDVEMPVMDGLTAVEHIMAEVPTPILMLTADPRQQAPELTCRALEIGALALQIKPSIDAGTEAWNLSREVKLLSSVRVIRHIHSKRRPPLPGGGVAPPAPVGMPYGVLAVASSTGGPQVLFRMVSELPADFPTPIVIVQHINAAFSESLAGWLANSSKLKVRLAQDGEQLLPGNVLIAPPGQHMSIPFRGRVALRPGVERDGHMPSGTVLLESAAKAYGRRSMGLILTGMGEDGADGMLAIKQAGGMTLAQNEESCVVFGMPGAAVARKAVDHLVHGDDVASTLVRLVRGESLSVGR; this comes from the coding sequence ATGGGCAAGAAAGTGTCGGTGCTGGTCGTTGACGACTCGCACATCTGCCGACAGCTGATTTGCGAAGCACTGAGCCGGGATCCGGATCTGGAAGTGGTGGGAACGTGCGCCAACGGCCAGGAGGCTCTCGACGCGGCACGAGATCTCCGTCCCCAGGTCATCACCATGGACGTGGAGATGCCGGTGATGGATGGGCTCACGGCCGTGGAGCACATCATGGCCGAGGTGCCCACGCCCATCCTGATGCTCACCGCGGATCCGCGGCAGCAGGCGCCGGAGCTCACGTGCCGGGCGCTGGAGATCGGCGCCCTGGCGCTGCAGATCAAGCCCTCCATCGACGCGGGCACGGAGGCGTGGAACCTGTCGCGCGAGGTGAAGCTCTTGTCCTCGGTGCGCGTCATCCGCCACATCCACAGCAAGCGTCGGCCGCCCCTGCCGGGCGGAGGCGTGGCGCCGCCGGCGCCGGTGGGCATGCCCTATGGCGTGCTCGCGGTGGCCAGCTCCACGGGAGGCCCCCAGGTGCTCTTCCGCATGGTGTCGGAGCTGCCGGCGGACTTCCCCACGCCCATCGTCATCGTGCAGCACATCAACGCCGCCTTCTCCGAGTCGTTGGCGGGCTGGCTCGCCAACTCCTCCAAGCTCAAGGTGCGGCTGGCGCAGGACGGCGAGCAGCTGCTGCCGGGCAACGTGCTCATCGCCCCGCCGGGCCAGCACATGTCCATTCCCTTCCGGGGCCGGGTGGCGCTGCGGCCGGGCGTGGAGCGTGACGGGCACATGCCCTCCGGCACGGTGCTGCTGGAGAGCGCGGCCAAGGCGTACGGACGGCGCTCCATGGGCCTCATCCTCACCGGCATGGGCGAGGATGGCGCGGACGGCATGCTCGCCATCAAGCAGGCCGGGGGCATGACGCTGGCGCAGAACGAGGAGTCCTGCGTGGTGTTCGGCATGCCGGGCGCGGCGGTGGCGCGCAAGGCGGTGGACCACCTGGTCCACGGAGACGACGTGGCGAGCACGCTGGTGCGCCTGGTGCGCGGTGAGTCCCTCTCCGTGGGTCGCTGA